A portion of the Salmo trutta chromosome 1, fSalTru1.1, whole genome shotgun sequence genome contains these proteins:
- the LOC115206910 gene encoding uncharacterized protein LOC115206910 isoform X3, with protein sequence MNLSKSFIPTAAQVKLLERGLTFIPRPNKFDWEELQRDTHKYHRRLKLLDYFDYNTDDNHQPFTLPSTWEPKTSQIDGRIRRLIRIDKNTLHNHQIHTDREDNLTHVERQAIQQLKNNSHIIIKPADKGSKIVILDKHQYMYEANRQLSNTKHYKPIENSIQPQTQTQLRTIIKRLYDQHYIIAKQRDFLYGTDTPRPRLFYLLLKVHKEPGTWTIPFEVPPGRPIVSDCNSESYNISQYIDHYINPLSTRHPSFLRDTYHFMERIGPIVVPSNTHIFTIDIDSLYTNINTATGIQAIRNIFKRYPDNTRPDKEILQLLEISLTSNDFLFNAHYYLQVGGTAMGKTFAPAYANIYMAEWEREALAKCPYQPTFYYRFLDDIIGAWPHDI encoded by the coding sequence ATGAATCTTTCCAAATCCTTCATACCCACAGCAGCACAGGTAAAGCTCCTGGAGAGAGGGCTGACATTCATCCCTCGCCCAAACAAATTTGATTGGGAGGAACTTCAAAGGGACACTCACAAATATCATAGAAGACTTAAACTGTTGGACTACTTTGACTATAACACAGACGACAACCACCAACCATTTACCTTACCATCTACCTGGGAACCTAAAACTTCCCAGATAGATGGTAGAATCAGGAGACTAATCAGAATAGACAAGAACACACTTCACAACCACCAGATTCACACAGATAGGGAGGATAACCTCACACACGTAGAAAGACAGGCAATACAACAACTTAAAAATAACTCACACATAATCATCAAACCAGCAGATAAAGGTTCAAAAATAGTAATATTGGATAAACATCAATACATGTATGAAGCCAACAGACAGCTATCAAACACCAAACATTATAAACCAATAGAAAATAGTATAcaaccacagacacagacacagttaAGGACAATAATAAAAAGACTCTACGACCAACACTACATCATAGCAAAACAACGGGACTTTCTCTACGGCACAGATACTCCACGACCTAGACTATTCTACTTACTGTTAAAAGTACACAAGGAACCAGGGACATGGACAATTCCCTTTGAGGTTCCTCCTGGCAGACCGATTGTGTCAGACTGCAATAGTGAATCCTATAACATATCACAATACATAGATCATTATATTAACCCTCTCTCCACCAGGCACCCCAGCTTTCTCAGGGACACTTATCACTTCATGGAGAGGATTGGACCCATAGTTGttccctccaacacacacatattcaccatAGATATTGATAGCCTGTATACTAATATAAATACAGCAACAGGAATACAAGCAATTAGAAATATCTTTAAGAGATACCCAGACAACACTAGACCGGACAAAGAaatattacaactattagaaatCAGCCTGACTAGCAATGACTTTTTATTCAACGCTCACTATTACCTGCAGGTGGGGGGAACAGCTATGGGCAAAACATTCGCACCTGCTTACGCCAACATATACATGgctgaatgggagagagaggcacTGGCCAAGTGTCCATATCAACCCACTTTTTATTACCGGTTTTTAGACGACATAATAGGAGCCTGGCCCCACGACATCTAA